A region from the Drosophila bipectinata strain 14024-0381.07 chromosome 3R, DbipHiC1v2, whole genome shotgun sequence genome encodes:
- the Sf3a1 gene encoding splicing factor 3A subunit 1, whose translation MSALDAEATDEQFGNDQSKPMSGPIIGIIYPPPEVRNIVDKTASFVARNGPEFEARIRQNELGNPKFNFLNGGDPYHAYYRHKVNEFREGNDAGIAAVAGMKQLAVTSAAQQRQQELLKQVVEQQFVPKEPPPEFEFIADPPSISALDLDIVKLTAQFVARNGRQFLTNLMSREQRNFQFDFLRPQHSLFQYFTKLLEQYTKVLIPPKDLLGKLRVESAPGRSSMNHVLDQVKYRANWQRHQEAQRRREEEKVERERVAYAQIDWHDFVVVETVDYQPFESGNFPPPTNPDEVGARVLMEERLMEEEGDIEMQIESDDEDAAPVPGHLESGGVKLSQMENRVGIQMKNISSYSQAAGAKRDNTQVQDMDEASSDEDTPTSKLQPPVAPMLPPTHDKVVVKKYDPKATQPKPAPMPTDEYLISPITGEKIPASKVSEHMRIGLLDPRWVEQRDKHTVEKINQDNVFAAGTAIEASLKQLAERRTDIFGVGDEETVIGKKLGEEETKKDDRVTWDGHTSSVEAATRAARANITLEEQIHQIHKVKGLLPDEEKEKIGPKPVGSKATLSAPPQPSSKTQHSHSNQNQHHQGGGGGGGHHGHHSMHHHHPPQPHQPPPQHHPSHHHQQPPAQPMVQLMQLRPPMMQNPYGGGPGGYMNMQAGGPPSQIAPAPPVDLMVEDEPPTKKMRSEDNLIPEADFIATHKSPVTIQVQVPNSDKSEWKLNGQMIAISLPLTEPISTLKSKLQEETGMPPAKQKIFYEGMFFKDSNTMAFYNLVNGTTVHLQVKERGGRKK comes from the exons ATGTCAGCGTTAGATGCGGAAGCCACCGACGAGCAGTTCGGCAATGACCAGTCCAAGCCAATGTCGGGGCCCATTATTGGAATAATTTACCCGCCGCCGGAAGTCAGAA ATATCGTTGACAAGACAGCCAGCTTTGTAGCACGCAATGGACCGGAGTTCGAGGCGCGAATCCGGCAGAACGAGCTGGGTAACCCGAAGTTTAACTTCTTGAACGGAGGCGATCCCTACCACGCATACTACCGGCACAAAGTCAACGAGTTCCGAGAGGGGAATG ATGCCGGGATTGCTGCCGTTGCTGGTATGAAGCAACTGGCCGTGACCAGTGCCGCTCAGCAGCGACAGCAGGAGCTACTGAAGCAAGTGGTGGAGCAGCAGTTTGTGCCGAAGGAGCCTCCCCCGGAGTTTGAATTCATTGCCGATCCGCCGTCAATTTCTGCTTTGGACTT GGATATTGTGAAGCTAACTGCTCAGTTTGTTGCCCGTAATGGTCGGCAGTTCCTGACCAATTTGATGAGCAGAGAACAGCGAAACTTTCAGTTCGACTTCCTGCGTCCTCAGCACTCACTCTTTCAGTACTTTACCAAACTTCTTGAGCAATACACAAAGGTGCTGATCCCCCCAAAGGATCTACTGGGAAAGCTGCGGGTCGAGAGCGCCCCGGGACGAAGTAGCATGAACCATGTGCTGGACCAAGTCAAATACCGGGCCAACTGGCAACGTCATCAGGAGGCTCAACGGCGTCGTGAGGAAGAGAAAGTGGAGCGGGAGCGTGTTGCCTACGCCCAGATCGACTGGCACGACTTTGTGGTTGTGGAGACTGTGGACTATCAGCCTTTTGAATCCGGAAACTTTCCGCCACCAACAAATCCCGACGAAGTGGGTGCCCGCGTGCTAATGGAGGAGCGTCTTATGGAAGAAGAGGGCGACATTGAAATGCAGATCGAATCTGACGACGAGGACGCCGCGCCGGTGCCTGGCCATTTGGAAAGCGGCGGTGTCAAGCTTTCGCAAATGGAAAATCGTGTTGGTATTCAGATGAAGAACATATCTTCCTACTCTCAGGCAGCAGGGGCCAAGCGGGACAACACTCAGGTGCAGGACATGGACGAGGCCTCCAGCGATGAGGACACTCCGACGTCCAAACTTCAGCCGCCTGTGGCACCGATGCTGCCACCCACCCACGACAAAGTGGTGGTCAAGAAATACGATCCCAAGGCCACACAACCAAAGCCAGCGCCAATGCCCACGGACGAGTATCTCATCTCTCCAATTACCGGCGAGAAAATCCCGGCTTCAAAGGTATCGGAGCACATGCGTATCGGATTGCTGGATCCGCGCTGGGTGGAGCAGCGCGACAAGCACACCGTGGAAAAGATCAACCAGGACAACGTCTTTGCAGCGGGAACTGCCATCGAGGCGAGTCTCAAGCAACTGGCCGAGCGGCGTACGGATATTTTTGGTGTTGGCGACGAGGAAACGGTGATCGGCAAGAAGCTGGGCGAGGAGGAGACGAAGAAGGACGACCGTGTCACCTGGGACGGACACACCTCCAGTGTGGAGGCTGCTACGCGTGCAGCCAGAGCCAATATCACGCTGGAGGAGCAGATTCATCAGATCCACAAGGTCAAGGGGCTGTTGCCGGACGAAGAGAAGGAGAAGATCGGACCCAAGCCGGTTGGCAGCAAGGCCACTCTCTCGGCTCCACCACAGCCTTCGTCCAAGACGCAGCACAGCCACTCCAACCAGAATCAGCATCACCAAggaggcggtggtggtggaggtcACCATGGTCATCACAGtatgcaccaccaccatccTCCGCAGCCACATCAACCCCCTCCACAGCACCATCCatctcatcatcatcagcagccACCAGCCCAACCAATGGTCCAACTGATGCAACTTCGGCCACCCATGATGC aaaacccTTATGGAGGTGGTCCCGGTGGCTATATGAATATGCAAGCTGGCGGACCGCCCTCGCAGATTGCTCCCGCTCCGCCTGTGGATCTAATGGTGGAGGATGAGCCACCAACCAAAAAGATGCGCTCCGAGGATAACTTGATTCCTGAGGCAGACTTCATTGCCACTCACAAG AGTCCTGTGACAATACAAGTCCAAGTTCCCAACTCGGACAAGTCCGAGTGGAAGCTAAATGGTCAGATGATAGCTATTTCTTTACCCCTTACCGAGCCTATTTCCACTCTCAAATCGAAGCTACAGGAGGAAACTGGAATGCCACCGGCCAAGCAAAAGATCTTCTACGag GGCATGTTCTTCAAAGATAGCAATACGATGGCTTTCTATAACCTCGTCAATGGTACCACTGTGCATTTACAAGTCAAGGAGCGCGGTGGTCGCAAAAAATAA
- the LOC108129666 gene encoding xylulose kinase: MGPQQLKRAFLGFDLSTQKLKAILLSSSLDVVASAEVKFDSDLPEFRTQGGANPGPNKNEFFVQPVMWVKAMDIVLDRLVMQEADLSTVAAISGSGQQHGSLYWSNHGVSTLQNLDPDKFLHAQIDDSAFVVNRTPIWMDASTTKQCLEMETAIGGAEAMVEITGSKCYERFTGPQIRKIYQQKAHAYEDARRISLVSSFLASLFLGNVAGIDYSDGSGMNLLDIRQKNWSQACLNSCAPDLEERLGTPVSPNTILGNVSEYFVKRFSFPSDCKVVACTGDNPSALAGMLVDRNWLSVSLGTSDTLMMSLKEPLNWQEGHVLCHPTEIQEYMGLLCFRNGSLVREGVNKTETNGDWQKFNELLESTPRGNFGNMAVHFNEMEIIPKAQGTIRINKENQTVIKFNSPQTEIRALVEGQMLHHRAVAEDMGLHFGKETQILATGGASVNKSILQTIADVFNAPVHIQTESEAALMGAAFRAAYALYCQDLEEGKTALCYTDYILSLTPNKLQLVCEPHKDSESIYTPMLQRYRNMAKALAGGKTVTCVCSD; the protein is encoded by the exons ATGGGTCCGCAGCAGCTGAAACGCGCCTTTCTGGGATTCGACTTGAGCACCCAAAAG CTGAAAGCCATCCTGCTCAGCTCCAGCCTGGATGTGGTGGCCTCGGCGGAAGTGAAATTCGACAGCGATTTGCCAGAGTTCCGGACACAGGGAGGCGCCAATCCGGGACCCAACAAAAATGA GTTCTTTGTACAGCCCGTGATGTGGGTAAAGGCCATGGACATTGTCCTGGACCGCCTGGTCATGCAGGAAGCTGACCTCAGCACAGTGGCGGCCATCAGTGGCTCTGGACAGCAGCACGGTTCACTGTACTGGTCCAATCACGGCGTCTCCACCTTACAAAATCTCGATCCCGATAAGTTCCTGCACGCACAGATAGACGATTCCGCTTTTGTTGTGAATCGGACACCCATCTGGATGGATGCCTCCACAACAAAACAATGTCTCGAAATGGAAACGGCTATTGGCGGTGCTGAAGCCATGGTGGAGATTACGGGTTCCAAGTGCTATGAACGCTTCACTGGACCTCAGATCCGAAAGATCTACCAGCAGAAGGCTCATGCCTACGAAGATGCCCGTCGAATCTCACTGGTTAGCAGCTTCCTGGCATCACTTTTCCTGGGCAATGTGGCGGGAATCGACTACAGCGATGGCTCCGGAATGAATCTGTTGGATATCCGTCAAAAGAACTGGTCCCAGGCCTGCCTGAATTCCTGTGCCCCAGATTTGGAAGAGCGCCTTGGAACGCCGGTCAGCCCGAATACTATTCTGGGCAACGTTTCCGAGTATTTTGTGAAGCGGTTCTCCTTCCCGAGTGACTGCAAAGTGGTGGCCTGCACCGGAGACAATCCATCGGCATTGGCCGGTATGCTGGTGGACAGAAATTGGTTAAGTGTGTCTCTCGGCACTAGCGACACCCTGATGATGAGCTTAAAAGAACCTCTGAACTGGCAGGAGGGCCACGTGCTCTGTCATCCAACCGAAATTCAGGAGTACATGGGTCTTCTCTG CTTCAGAAACGGTTCCCTGGTGCGGGAGGGAGTAAACAAGACGGAGACCAATGGTGATTGGCAAAAATTCAACGAACTTCTCGAATCCACTCCCCGTGGAAATTTCGGCAACATGGCCGTACACTTTAACGAAATGGAAATCATTCCAAAGGCCCAAGGAACAATAAGAATAAACAAGGAAAATCAAACTGTTATCAA ATTTAACTCACCGCAAACGGAAATACGTGCCTTAGTTGAGGGACAGATGCTGCATCATCGCGCCGTGGCCGAAGACATGGGCCTGCACTTTGGGAAAGAGACCCAGATCCTTGCCACAGGAGGCGCGTCGGTTAACAAATCGATCCTCCAAACAATCGCTGACGTGTTTAATGCACCCGTCCACATACAG ACTGAAAGTGAGGCTGCTTTAATGGGAGCAGCTTTTAGAGCCGCCTACGCCTTGTACTGCCAGGACCTGGAAGAGGGAAAGACTGCTCTTTGCTACACAGATTATATCCTCAGTCTAACGCCCAATAAGCTGCAGCTGGTCTGTGAGCCCCACAAGGACAGCGAGTCTATCTACACTCCCATGCTGCAGCGGTATCGGAACATGGCCAAAGCCTTGGCTGGCGGAAAGACAGTAACGTGCGTGTGCTCTGACTAG
- the EMC2A gene encoding ER membrane protein complex subunit 2 encodes MSLNYEEMSWSDVRDQFRKWREENTRHSEEVVQLWVAVLEDKVHKTGNERHLILEQVIIAALDTARFDIATQCTKQLGAEFPGSLRVLKFKAMQYEAREQYDEADEVLDAIIAKDETNAAPRKRKIAILKARGRRVETIKELNEYLKKFMSDQEAWHELCNLYLAEGEYGKAAFCMEEVLLHNPHSHLIHQRLAEIRYTMGGVENVESARTYYSQALKLNPRNLRALYGLYLSCNYLANSRAVSSKRKELQKLASWALEQVAEHTTKQSTIKNNDKLILSLEAALGNLEIKSN; translated from the exons ATGTCGCTGAACTACGAAGAGATGAGTTGGTCGG ATGTGCGTGACCAGTTCCGGAAGTGGCGAGAGGAGAACACCCGCCACAGCGAGGAGGTGGTTCAATTGTGGGTGGCGGTTCTCGAGGACAAAGTGCACAAGACCGGCAACGAGCGGCATCTGATCCTGGAGCAGGTGATCATCGCGGCCCTGGATACTGCCCGCTTCGATATCGCCACTCAGTGCACCAAGCAGCTGGGCGCTGAGTTTCCCGGCAGTCTGCGGGTTTTGAAGTTCAAGGCGATGCAGTACGAGGCCCGGGAGCAGTACGATGAGGCGGACGAGGTGCTCGATGCCATAATTGCCAAGGATGAGACTAATGCCGCGCCCAGGAAGCGTAAGATTGCTATCTTAAAGGCCCGTGGACGTAGGGTAGAGACTATCAAGGAGTTGAACGAATATCTAAAAAA ATTCATGTCGGACCAGGAGGCCTGGCACGAGCTATGCAATTTGTATTTGGCTGAAGGCGAATACGGCAAAGCAGCATTTTGCATGGAGGAGGTTTTGCTGCACAACCCCCACAGTCACCTCATTCACCAGCGCCTTGCGGAGATTCGCTACACAATG GGAGGCGTTGAGAACGTGGAATCGGCTCGCACTTACTACTCGCAGGCCCTTAAGCTTAATCCCCGTAACTTGAGGGCTCTCTACGGTCTGTACTTGAGCTGCAACTATTTAGCCAACTCCAGAGCAGTAAGCTCCAAGCGCAAGGAGCTGCAAAAACTAGCCAGCTGGGCCCTTGAGCAGGTTGCGGAGCACACTACCAAACAGTCCACGATCAAAAACAACGACAAACTTATCCTGTCATTGGAAGCTGCCTTAGGAAACCTGGAAATCAAATCGAATTGA
- the MESK4 gene encoding uncharacterized protein MESK4 isoform X3: MSGTSNSERSNSEDSGNISIGSCPSEDVSFTESILEDNGRISLAYENLKTIPRRLADKFAAQTKFLDLSHNDFQNLKFLSFFEDLDTLILDRNTNLDLNTFPYLPSLRILWINNCDIANVTDWIHRIERQCPALEQLSCMGNPGIRTVFGNQGPRDYILEVLPQLKYLDGLPICQNSGNGGLTTLSSSQGHGQDSTSYSEKPLSAPSLVFKDFFRSKPSRKAHGGRTYGNGSSTN; encoded by the exons ATGTCCGGGACATCGAACTCTGAACGCTCCAACTCCGAAGACAG TGGCAACATCTCCATCGGCAGCTGTCCCAGCGAGGATGTGTCCTTTACGGAGAGCATTCTGGAGGACAACGGACGCATTTCGCTGGCGTACGAGAACCTGAAGACCATTCCCCGGCGACTGGCCGACAAGTTCGCGGCACAGACCAAGTTCCTCGATCTAAGTCACAATGATTTCCAAAATCTCAAGTTTCTCTCCTTCTTCGAGGACCTGGACACCTTGATCCTGGACCGCAACACCAATCTTGACCTAAACACGTTTCCATATTTGCCCAGCCTGAGGATCTTGTG GATCAACAACTGCGACATAGCCAACGTAACCGACTGGATACATCGCATCGAAAGGCAGTGCCCGGCTCTGGAGCAGCTCTCCTGCATGGGCAATCCTGGCATACGAACGGTTTTTGGAAACCAGGGACCTCGTGATTACATCCTGGAAGTGCTGCCCCAGTTGAAGTATCTGGATGGGTTGCCCATTTGTCAGAATAGTGGGAACGGTGGTCTAACCACACTCTCCTCGTCCCAGGGTCACGGTCAGGACTCCACCAGCTACTCGGAGAAACCACTGTCGGCCCCCTCACTTGTGTTCAAGGACTTTTTCCGGTCGAAGCCGTCAAGAAAAGCGCACGGAGGTCGGACCTACGGCAATGGCTCTTCGACGAATTAA
- the MESK4 gene encoding uncharacterized protein MESK4 isoform X2 → MSGTSNSERSNSEDSEGKMISPNPYSFSGNISIGSCPSEDVSFTESILEDNGRISLAYENLKTIPRRLADKFAAQTKFLDLSHNDFQNLKFLSFFEDLDTLILDRNTNLDLNTFPYLPSLRILWINNCDIANVTDWIHRIERQCPALEQLSCMGNPGIRTVFGNQGPRDYILEVLPQLKYLDGLPICQNSGNGGLTTLSSSQGHGQDSTSYSEKPLSAPSLVFKDFFRSKPSRKAHGGRTYGNGSSTN, encoded by the exons ATGTCCGGGACATCGAACTCTGAACGCTCCAACTCCGAAGACAG TGAAGGCAAGATGATCTCACCGAATCCTTACTCCTTCAGTGGCAACATCTCCATCGGCAGCTGTCCCAGCGAGGATGTGTCCTTTACGGAGAGCATTCTGGAGGACAACGGACGCATTTCGCTGGCGTACGAGAACCTGAAGACCATTCCCCGGCGACTGGCCGACAAGTTCGCGGCACAGACCAAGTTCCTCGATCTAAGTCACAATGATTTCCAAAATCTCAAGTTTCTCTCCTTCTTCGAGGACCTGGACACCTTGATCCTGGACCGCAACACCAATCTTGACCTAAACACGTTTCCATATTTGCCCAGCCTGAGGATCTTGTG GATCAACAACTGCGACATAGCCAACGTAACCGACTGGATACATCGCATCGAAAGGCAGTGCCCGGCTCTGGAGCAGCTCTCCTGCATGGGCAATCCTGGCATACGAACGGTTTTTGGAAACCAGGGACCTCGTGATTACATCCTGGAAGTGCTGCCCCAGTTGAAGTATCTGGATGGGTTGCCCATTTGTCAGAATAGTGGGAACGGTGGTCTAACCACACTCTCCTCGTCCCAGGGTCACGGTCAGGACTCCACCAGCTACTCGGAGAAACCACTGTCGGCCCCCTCACTTGTGTTCAAGGACTTTTTCCGGTCGAAGCCGTCAAGAAAAGCGCACGGAGGTCGGACCTACGGCAATGGCTCTTCGACGAATTAA
- the MESK4 gene encoding uncharacterized protein MESK4 isoform X1: MSGTSNSERSNSEDSPSNPCLTEVLRNCANIQSLESLNYEYNDVYFNGSSEGKMISPNPYSFSGNISIGSCPSEDVSFTESILEDNGRISLAYENLKTIPRRLADKFAAQTKFLDLSHNDFQNLKFLSFFEDLDTLILDRNTNLDLNTFPYLPSLRILWINNCDIANVTDWIHRIERQCPALEQLSCMGNPGIRTVFGNQGPRDYILEVLPQLKYLDGLPICQNSGNGGLTTLSSSQGHGQDSTSYSEKPLSAPSLVFKDFFRSKPSRKAHGGRTYGNGSSTN, from the exons ATGTCCGGGACATCGAACTCTGAACGCTCCAACTCCGAAGACAG TCCATCCAATCCCTGCCTGACGGAGGTACTGCGGAACTGTGCAAACATCCAATCCCTGGAAAGTCTAAACTACGAGTACAACGACGTTTATTTCAACGGTTCCAGTGAAGGCAAGATGATCTCACCGAATCCTTACTCCTTCAGTGGCAACATCTCCATCGGCAGCTGTCCCAGCGAGGATGTGTCCTTTACGGAGAGCATTCTGGAGGACAACGGACGCATTTCGCTGGCGTACGAGAACCTGAAGACCATTCCCCGGCGACTGGCCGACAAGTTCGCGGCACAGACCAAGTTCCTCGATCTAAGTCACAATGATTTCCAAAATCTCAAGTTTCTCTCCTTCTTCGAGGACCTGGACACCTTGATCCTGGACCGCAACACCAATCTTGACCTAAACACGTTTCCATATTTGCCCAGCCTGAGGATCTTGTG GATCAACAACTGCGACATAGCCAACGTAACCGACTGGATACATCGCATCGAAAGGCAGTGCCCGGCTCTGGAGCAGCTCTCCTGCATGGGCAATCCTGGCATACGAACGGTTTTTGGAAACCAGGGACCTCGTGATTACATCCTGGAAGTGCTGCCCCAGTTGAAGTATCTGGATGGGTTGCCCATTTGTCAGAATAGTGGGAACGGTGGTCTAACCACACTCTCCTCGTCCCAGGGTCACGGTCAGGACTCCACCAGCTACTCGGAGAAACCACTGTCGGCCCCCTCACTTGTGTTCAAGGACTTTTTCCGGTCGAAGCCGTCAAGAAAAGCGCACGGAGGTCGGACCTACGGCAATGGCTCTTCGACGAATTAA
- the LOC108130056 gene encoding uncharacterized protein: protein MTGSVLDPKWSLERRESSGHLVWRKDSPESKVRFRFDVEVLEFEKHPHEELEDKEDHFSMTSLSATVAMCATCVAVVAASVFLPWYLMEKVGSL, encoded by the exons ATGACTGGATCag tCCTCGATCCCAAATGGAGCCTGGAGCGACGCGAGTCCTCGGGCCATTTAGTTTGGCGCAAGGATTCGCCCGAGTCCAAGGTACGCTTTCGCTTCGACGTGGAGGTCCTGGAGTTCGAGAAGCATCCGCACGAGGAGCTGGAGGACAAGGAGGACCACTTTTCCATGACCAGTCTCTCGGCCACAGTCGCCATGTGCGCCACCTGCGTCGCCGTGGTGGCCGCCTCCGTTTTCCTGCCCTGGTACCTCATGGAGAAAGTGGGATCTCTGTGA
- the AhcyL2 gene encoding adenosylhomocysteinase-like 2, with product MSKMPETTFADLSLADKTAVKKSSIEARRFSDVSTCSFSSTCFTGSSDEEEISPKDNHQRNSAGGTDFCVKSISKSTFGRREIEIAESEMPGIMTLRKRAKDEKPLKGAHIVGCTHVNAQSAVLIETLVQLGATVRWAACNIYSTQNAVAAALAEAGIPIFAWRGETEEEFWWCLDRCIHKEGWTPNLILDDGGDATHLMLKKYPDFFKGIRGIVEESVTGVHRLYMLSKGGKLTVPAINVNDSVTKNKFDTFYTCRDSILDSLKRTTDIMFGGKQVVICGYGDVGKGCAQSLKGQGCIVYITEVDPICALQAAMDGFRVVRLNEVIRTVDVVVTATGNKNVITRDHMNRMKNGCILCNMGHSCSEIDVNSLHTPELTWERVRSQVDHIIWPDGRMIILLAEGRLVNLSCSTISSFVVSVASSTQALALIELYSAPGRYKSDVYLLPKKMDEYVASLHLATFDAHLTELTDEQAKFMGLNKAGPFKANYYRY from the exons ATGTCTAAAATGCCAGAGACAACGTTCGCCGACTTGAGTTTGGCTGATAAG aCTGCTGTGAAGAAGTCCAGCATCGAAGCTCGGCGGTTTTCCGATGTCTCCACTTGCTCCTTTAGCTCCA CCTGTTTTACGGGAAGTTCCGATGAGGAAGAAATCTCGCCCAAGGACAACCATCAACGCAACTCCGCCGGCGGAACAGATTTTTGCGTGAAAAGCATATCAAAGAGTACTTTTGGCCGTCGTGAGATCGAGATTGCGGAATCCGAAATGCCCGGCATCATGACACTCCGAAAAAGGGCCAAGGATGAGAAGCCCCTCAAGGGAGCACACATCGTCGGCTGCACCCATGTCAACGCCCAGTCGGCGGTTCTGATCGAGACCCTGGTCCAGCTGGGGGCCACCGTTCGCTGGGCGGCCTGCAATATATACTCCACCCAGAATGCCGTTGCAGCAGCCTTGGCGGAGGCGGGCATTCCGATCTTTGCCTGGCGAGGCGAAACCGAGGAGGAGTTCTGGTGGTGCCTGGACAGGTGCATTCACAAGGAGGGCTGGACCCCGAATCTTATTTTGGACGATGGCGGCGATGCCACGCACCTGATGCTAAAGAAGTATCCGGACTTCTTCAAGGGCATTCGGGGCATTGTGGAGGAGAGCGTGACGGGGGTTCATCGCCTCTATATGCTCTCCAAGGGAGGAAAGCTCACCGTTCCGGCCATCAATGTCAACGACTCGGTCACCAAAAACAAGTTTGATACATTCTACACATGCCGTGACTCCATACTGGACAG tttaaaacgCACTACGGACATTATGTTTGGCGGCAAACAGGTGGTGATTTGTGGCTACGGGGATGTGGGCAAGGGATGTGCTCAATCCCTAAAGGGCCAAGGCTGCATCGTTTATATCACCGAGGTGGATCCCATCTGTGCCCTCCAAGCAGCTATGGACGGGTTCCGGGTGGTACGGCTGAACGAAGTCATTCGGACTGTGGATGTGGTGGTCACAGCCACCGGAAACAAGAACGTGATTACCCGGGATCACATGAATCGCATGAAAAATGGATGCATACTCTGCAATATGGGTCATTCCTGCTCCGAGATCGATGTG AACAGCTTGCATACGCCGGAATTGACTTGGGAACGTGTTCGCTCCCAGGTTGATCACATTATCTGGCCCGACGGCAGAATGATTATTCTTCTGGCGGAAGGCAGGCTGGTGAATCTCTCCTGCTCCACAATTTCCTCGTTCGTGGTCTCCGTGGCCTCCTCCACTCAGGCCCTCGCCCTGATTGAGTTGTACTCGGCGCCAGGAAGGTACAAGTCGGATGTCTATCTGTTGCCAAAGAAAATGG ATGAATACGTGGCAAGTCTGCATCTGGCCACTTTTGATGCTCATCTCACAGAGCTCACGGATGAGCAGGCGAAGTTCATGGGCCTGAACAAGGCGGGACCTTTTAAAGCCAATTACTACAG ATATTAA